The proteins below come from a single Cervus elaphus chromosome 4, mCerEla1.1, whole genome shotgun sequence genomic window:
- the SSC5D gene encoding soluble scavenger receptor cysteine-rich domain-containing protein SSC5D isoform X3, translating to MRVLACLLVTLMGTQAVGKRLRLADGPHGCAGRLEVWHGGRWGTVCDDGWDLRDAAVACRELGCGGALAAPGGAFFGEGAGPILLDDLRCRGNETALRFCPARPWGQHDCHHREDAGAVCDGMPLGYAPPTAPAAGSNSSGPRGAASRPPPPTASQAQGTPGVSALPALPTALQEPGPDAGSPQLRLVAGPSRCSGRLEVWHAGRWGTVCDDGWDLRDAAVVCRELGCGGPRQPDPTAGRFGWGAGPIWLDDVRCAGTEAALADCPAAPWGKHNCAHNEDVGVTCAGTPGLDSISDPFSWSWIPSLGRDPDAWLPGELATKPSARRTSSVPEKTTTKAPGKMPKSTKKWVTKNAKRPTTQPLAMPTTKHSRVPGTQSPPELTSRTTTTSTPAMGASRRPTSEFTTRLTTEAPHRLTSHTTVTRTSRAPRERTSKTVGTPTTQGPLLVTSEATVEPSAELPGQGSPESSTDPAPSPTSAAAGPFRVRLADGPNRCAGRLEVWHAGRWGTVCDDGWDLRDGMVACWELGCGRIRPRVGKTHYGPGTGPIWLDDVGCKGSESSLSDCPARAWGQHNCDHEEDVGLTCTGYADEEDYPPWTWDPTSGEDLAKGTTAAGVPGHTLSRETTGSSGAPAPATRRLPSTGDKDCREPSQTGDTPSGGVPAKETPTAATPGPPGTTRSSGHPSLAPRLRGDTGSPRRPWPERRLRPTTARTAPAAPSPASSDAPGSAGPPLTSASAPLLTRTAASTPEATPDAPSAVPPSPAAASRGSIHRTSTSPSLTGPSPDAAAAPAPTSGLSPTPPPTAPKELTSDPSAPAAATRLSPTSGLTPELDRAPGRGMSPQPSAVPEPSSSPDRSTGPHPTTAPYSTVTSHPTTAPYSTMTSHPAATSHPTTAPYSSMISHPAVTSHPTTAPYFTMTSHPAATSHPTTTLYPTTTPRATTSPHPTTIPYPTTTPHPTVTSHPTTALYPTTTPHATTTPYPTTTPQSISTPHATTTPYPTTTPQSTSTPHGTMTPYPTTTPQSTSTPHGTMTPYPTTTPQSTSTPHATMTPYPTTTPQSTSTPHPVTTPAPITTAQSTTTPHPDTTFHPIMTPHPATTPHAATTPHPTTTAHPITTPYPATSPHLTTTAYRAMTPDLTSAPVVTAKSVLTSLETEPLSPSPVKPSLHPQLNFTGPHHPSTSPASESSLSPAPSMDILSTENFKPATSQSPQVTSPPTQTPHSAPDPTVTPVGSSGDHLTPMAHPLDQPPPDHLSLGPAPSPSSGPLGPCEVPVPPVRVMACEPPALVELVAAVRDVGSQLQRLNQALERDQQERRALGLGLTQLVEAAQGLGQLGEFVKRLAEVAWPPTTPVPTTTTPEWEERPLRGDV from the exons ATGAGGGTCCTGGCCTGCCTCCTCG TGACTCTGATGGGGACCCAGGCTGTTGGTAAG CGGCTGCGTCTGGCCGACGGGCCCCACGGGTGCGCCGGCCGCCTGGAGGTGTGGCACGGCGGGCGCTGGGGCACCGTGTGTGACGACGGCTGGGACCTGCGGGACGCCGCCGTGGCCTGCCGGGAGCTGGGCTGCGGGGGCGCGCTGGCCGCCCCTGGGGGCGCCTTCTTCGGGGAGGGCGCGGGGCCCATCCTGCTGGATGACCTGCGCTGTCGGGGGAACGAGACGGCTTTGCGGTTCTGTCCAGCGCGGCCCTGGGGCCAGCATGACTGTCACCACCGGGAGGACGCCGGGGCCGTGTGTGACG GTATGCCTCTCGGGTACGCCCCTCCCACGGCCCCAGCAGCGGGCAGCAACAGCTCGGGGCCCAGGGGGGCCGCATCGAGGCCCCCGCCCCCCACGGCGAGCCAGGCCCAGGGGACGCCTGGCGTCTCAGCTCTGCCCGCCCTCCCGACCGCCCTTCAGGAGCCTGGGCCGGACGCCG GGTCCCCCCAGCTGCGCCTGGTGGCGGGGCCCAGCAGGTGCTCGGGCCGGCTGGAGGTGTGGCATGCCGGACGCTGGGGGACCGTGTGTGACGATGGCTGGGACCTGCGCGACGCGGCCGTGGTCTGCCGGGAGCTGGGCTGTGGGGGGCCACGGCAACCGGACCCCACCGCTGGCCGCTTCGGCTGGGGTGCTGGCCCCATCTGGCTGGATGACGTGAGGTGTGCAGGGACCGAGGCTGCCCTCGCAGACTGCCCCGCCGCTCCCTGGGGGAAACACAACTGTGCCCACAATGAGGACGTTGGAGTCACCTGCGCGG GAACCCccggcctggactccatctcagacCCCTTCAGTTGGAGCTGGATCCCCAGCCTGGGCAGAGACCCAGATGCCTGGCTCCCAGGGGAGCTGGCCACCAAGCCCTCTGCAAGGCGGACCTCCAGCGTCCCCGAGAAAACCACCACCAAGGCCCCGGGGAAGATGCCCAAGAGCACCAAGAAGTGGGTGACTAAGAACGCAAAGAGACCGACCACTCAGCCCCTAGCGATGCCAACCACTAAGCACTCCAGGGTCCCGGGCACCCAGAGTCCCCCAGAACTGACTTCACggaccaccaccaccagcaccccgGCCATGGGGGCCTCCCGAAGACCCACTTCCGAGTTTACCACCAGGCTGACCACGGAGGCCCCCCACAGGCTGACCTCGCACACCACCGTGACTCGGACTTCTCGAGCCCCCCGGGAACGGACCTCTAAGACTGTGGGGACACCCACCACCCAGGGCCCCCTATTAGTGACCTCCGAGGCCACAGTGGAGCCATCCGCTGAGCTCCCAGGACAAGGTTCTCCAGAGTCATCCACAGAcccggccccctcccccaccagcgcAGCAG CAGGCCCGTTCCGGGTTCGTCTGGCGGATGGGCCCAACCGGTGTGCCGGGCGGCTGGAGGTGTGGCATGCCGGACGCTGGGGGACGGTCTGTGATGACGGCTGGGACCTGCGGGACGGCATGGTGGCCTGCTGGGAGCTGGGTTGCGGGAGGATCCGGCCTCGAGTGGGCAAAACCCACTACGGCCCCGGCACCGGGCCCATCTGGCTGGACGACGTGGGCTGCAAGGGCAGCGAATCCTCGCTGAGCGactgccccgcccgggcgtggGGACAGCACAACTGCGACCACGAGGAGGATGTGGGGCTCACCTGCACTG gcTACGCAGACGAGGAGGACTATCCCCCCTGGACCTGGGACCCCACCTCGGGGGAGGACCTGGCCAAGGGGACCACTGCTGCAGGGGTGCCCGGACACACCCTCTCCCGGGAAACAACGGGGAGCTCAGGGGCCCCCGCCCCAGCAACGAGGCGCCTTCCGAGCACAG GTGACAAGGATTGTCGTGAGCCTTCCCAGACGGGGGACACACCTTCAGGAGGAGTCCCGGCCAAGGAGACCCCCACTGCAGCCACACCTGGCCCCCCTGGCACCACCAGGAGCTCAGGCCACCCCTCTCTAGCTCCCAGGCTCCGTGGGGACACAG GCTCCCCGAGGAGACCGTGGCCAGAGCGCCGGCTGCGGCCCACGACGGCCAGGACCGCGCCCGCCGCCCCTTCACCAGCCTCCTCCGATGCGCCGGGGTCCGCCGGCCCTCCGCTAACGTCCGCCTCCGCACCGCTGCTCACCCGCACGGCGGCCTCAACGCCGGAGGCTACCCCTGACGCGCCCTCCGCGGTGCCGCCCAGCCCGGCCGCGGCCTCTCGGGGGAGCATCCACCGCACCTCGACGAGCCCCAGCCTTACCGGGCCCTCCCCTGACGCCGCCGCCGCTCCCGCGCCGACCTCTGGGCTTTCGCCCACCCCACCGCCCACCGCGCCCAAGGAGCTCACCTCAGACCCCTCTGCACCGGCGGCGGCGACCCGCCTCTCCCCTACCTCAGGGCTGACCCCGGAGCTGGACAGAGCTCCAGGCCGGGGCATGTCTCCCCAGCCCAGCGCAGTTCCAGAACCTTCCAGTTCCCCAGACCGCTCCACAGGGCCTCACCCCACCACGGCCCCGTACTCCACCGTGACCTCTCACCCCACCACGGCCCCATACTCCACCATGACCTCTCACCCCGCAGCGACCTCTCACCCCACCACAGCCCCGTACTCCTCCATGATCTCTCACCCCGCAGTGACCTCTCACCCCACCACGGCTCCGTACTTCACCATGACCTCTCACCCCGCAGCGACCTCTCACCCCACTACTACCCTTTACCCCACAACGACCCCTCGCGCCACCACGAGCCCTCACCCCACCACGATCCCTTATCCCACCACGACCCCTCACCCTACAGTGACCTCTCACCCCACTACTGCCCTTTACCCCACCACAACCCCTCACGCCACCACGACCCCTTATCCCACCACCACTCCCCAGTCTATCTCAACCCCTCACGCCACCACGACCCCTTATCCCACCACCACTCCCCAGTCTACCTCAACCCCTCACGGCACCATGACCCCTTATCCCACCACCACTCCCCAGTCTACCTCAACCCCTCACGGCACCATGACCCCTTATCCCACCACCACTCCCCAGTCTACCTCAACCCCTCACGCCACCATGACCCCTTATCCCACCACCACTCCCCAGTCTACCTCAACCCCTCACCCAGTCACAACCCCCGCTCCCATCACTACTGCTCAGTCCACCACAACCCCTCACCCCGACACAACCTTTCACCCCATCATGACCCCTCACCCCGCCACCACCCCTCATGCCGCCACAACCCCTCACCCCACCACGACCGCTCACCCCATCACCACCCCTTACCCTGCCACAAGCCCTCACCTCACTACCACTGCTTACCGCGCCATGACACCTGACCTCACCTCAGCCCCTGTGGTTACTGCCAAGTCCGTTCTAACTTCCTTGGAAACAgaacctctgtctccctctccagtGAAGCCCAGCCTGCACCCCCAGTTGAACTTCACGGGGCCCCATCACCCCTCCACATCTCCAGCCTCGGAGTCTAGCCTGTCTCCCGCCCCAAGCATGGATATACTGTCCACTGAGAACTTCAAACCAGCCACAAGCCAGAGCCCCCAAGTAACCTCTCCACCTACCCAGACTCCACACTCAGCCCCTGACCCCACTGTGACCCCTGTGGGGTCATCTGGGGACCATCTGACTCCTATGGCCCACCCCTTGGATCAGCCGCCCCCTGACCACCTCTCCCTTGGGCCAGCTCCCAGTCCGAGCTCAGGCCCTCTGGGCCCGTGTGAGGTCCCAGTGCCACCTGTGAGGGTCATGGCTTGCGAGCCGCCTGCCCTGGTAGAGCTGGTGGCCGCTGTGAGGGACGTGGGCAGCCAGCTGCAGAGGCTGAACCAGGCCCTGGAGCGAGATCAACAGGAGCGCCGAGCCCTGGGACTGGGCTTGACCCAGCTGGTGGAGGCCGCCCAGGGTCTGGGGCAGCTGGGTGAGTTTGTGAAGAGACTGGCAGAGGTGGCCTGGCCCCCCACCACACCTGTCCCAACCACTACCACCCCTGAGTGGGAAGAGAGGCCTCTGCGGGGAGATGTGTGA
- the SSC5D gene encoding soluble scavenger receptor cysteine-rich domain-containing protein SSC5D isoform X1, producing the protein MRVLACLLVTLMGTQAVERLRLADGPHGCAGRLEVWHGGRWGTVCDDGWDLRDAAVACRELGCGGALAAPGGAFFGEGAGPVWLSELACRGGERQLGLCPHRGWKAHICSHEEDAGVVCAGQRGTDSRDRDEPPSVLDGDPWPGLAGELSPSSEEPPVTPAPRPAGTPQSGSRKKSPRPPKLAKSTRAPVLTAGAPRQERLRLVSGPHGCAGRLEVWHGGRWGTVCDDGWDLRDAAVACRELGCGGALAAPGGARFGPGAGPVWMDDVGCGGGEQTLRDCPRSPWGRSNCDHSEDAGLVCTGPAPRLRLADGPHGCAGRLEVWHGGRWGTVCDDGWDLRDAAVACRELGCGGALAAPGGAFFGEGAGPILLDDLRCRGNETALRFCPARPWGQHDCHHREDAGAVCDGMPLGYAPPTAPAAGSNSSGPRGAASRPPPPTASQAQGTPGVSALPALPTALQEPGPDAGSPQLRLVAGPSRCSGRLEVWHAGRWGTVCDDGWDLRDAAVVCRELGCGGPRQPDPTAGRFGWGAGPIWLDDVRCAGTEAALADCPAAPWGKHNCAHNEDVGVTCAGTPGLDSISDPFSWSWIPSLGRDPDAWLPGELATKPSARRTSSVPEKTTTKAPGKMPKSTKKWVTKNAKRPTTQPLAMPTTKHSRVPGTQSPPELTSRTTTTSTPAMGASRRPTSEFTTRLTTEAPHRLTSHTTVTRTSRAPRERTSKTVGTPTTQGPLLVTSEATVEPSAELPGQGSPESSTDPAPSPTSAAAGPFRVRLADGPNRCAGRLEVWHAGRWGTVCDDGWDLRDGMVACWELGCGRIRPRVGKTHYGPGTGPIWLDDVGCKGSESSLSDCPARAWGQHNCDHEEDVGLTCTGYADEEDYPPWTWDPTSGEDLAKGTTAAGVPGHTLSRETTGSSGAPAPATRRLPSTGDKDCREPSQTGDTPSGGVPAKETPTAATPGPPGTTRSSGHPSLAPRLRGDTGSPRRPWPERRLRPTTARTAPAAPSPASSDAPGSAGPPLTSASAPLLTRTAASTPEATPDAPSAVPPSPAAASRGSIHRTSTSPSLTGPSPDAAAAPAPTSGLSPTPPPTAPKELTSDPSAPAAATRLSPTSGLTPELDRAPGRGMSPQPSAVPEPSSSPDRSTGPHPTTAPYSTVTSHPTTAPYSTMTSHPAATSHPTTAPYSSMISHPAVTSHPTTAPYFTMTSHPAATSHPTTTLYPTTTPRATTSPHPTTIPYPTTTPHPTVTSHPTTALYPTTTPHATTTPYPTTTPQSISTPHATTTPYPTTTPQSTSTPHGTMTPYPTTTPQSTSTPHGTMTPYPTTTPQSTSTPHATMTPYPTTTPQSTSTPHPVTTPAPITTAQSTTTPHPDTTFHPIMTPHPATTPHAATTPHPTTTAHPITTPYPATSPHLTTTAYRAMTPDLTSAPVVTAKSVLTSLETEPLSPSPVKPSLHPQLNFTGPHHPSTSPASESSLSPAPSMDILSTENFKPATSQSPQVTSPPTQTPHSAPDPTVTPVGSSGDHLTPMAHPLDQPPPDHLSLGPAPSPSSGPLGPCEVPVPPVRVMACEPPALVELVAAVRDVGSQLQRLNQALERDQQERRALGLGLTQLVEAAQGLGQLGEFVKRLAEVAWPPTTPVPTTTTPEWEERPLRGDV; encoded by the exons ATGAGGGTCCTGGCCTGCCTCCTCG TGACTCTGATGGGGACCCAGGCTGTTG AGCGGCTGCGTCTGGCTGATGGGCCCCACGGGTGCGCCGGCCGCCTGGAGGTGTGGCATGGCGGGCGCTGGGGCACCGTGTGTGATGATGGCTGGGACCTGCGGGATGCCGCCGTGGCCTGCCGGGAGCTGGGCTGCGGGGGCGCGCTGGCAGCCCCTGGGGGCGCCTTCTTTGGGGAGGGCGCAGGGCCCGTGTGGCTGAGTGAACTGGCCTGCCGGGGCGGGGAGCGGCAGCTGGGCCTCTGCCCCCACCGGGGCTGGAAGGCCCACATCTGCTCACACGAGGAGGACGCGGGGGTCGTCTGTGCAG GCCAGCGTGGGACGGACTCCAGGGACCGTGACGAGCCACCTTCAGTCCTGGACGGGGACCCCTGGCCGGGGCTGGCAGGGGAGCTGAGCCCCAGCTCTGAGGAGCCCCCGGTGACGCCTG CCCCCCGCCCAGCTGGGACCCCCCAGAGCGGCTCCCGGAAGAAGAGCCCCCGGCCACCCAAGCTGGCCAAGTCCACCAGGGCCCCAGTGCTGACTGCTGGAGCCCCCCGCCAGG AGCGGCTGCGCCTGGTCTCCGGCCCCCATGGGTGCGCCGGCCGCCTGGAGGTGTGGCACGGCGGGCGCTGGGGCACCGTGTGCGATGACGGTTGGGACCTGCGCGACGCCGCCGTGGCCTGCCGGGAGCTGGGCTGCGGGGGCGCGCTGGCCGCCCCCGGGGGGGCCCGGTTCGGCCCGGGCGCGGGGCCCGTGTGGATGGACGACGTGGGGTGCGGAGGCGGAGAGCAGACCCTAAGAGACTGTCCCCGAAGCCCGTGGGGCCGGAGCAACTGCGACCACAGCGAGGACGCAGGACTAGTCTGCACCG GCCCGGCCCCCCGGCTGCGTCTGGCCGACGGGCCCCACGGGTGCGCCGGCCGCCTGGAGGTGTGGCACGGCGGGCGCTGGGGCACCGTGTGTGACGACGGCTGGGACCTGCGGGACGCCGCCGTGGCCTGCCGGGAGCTGGGCTGCGGGGGCGCGCTGGCCGCCCCTGGGGGCGCCTTCTTCGGGGAGGGCGCGGGGCCCATCCTGCTGGATGACCTGCGCTGTCGGGGGAACGAGACGGCTTTGCGGTTCTGTCCAGCGCGGCCCTGGGGCCAGCATGACTGTCACCACCGGGAGGACGCCGGGGCCGTGTGTGACG GTATGCCTCTCGGGTACGCCCCTCCCACGGCCCCAGCAGCGGGCAGCAACAGCTCGGGGCCCAGGGGGGCCGCATCGAGGCCCCCGCCCCCCACGGCGAGCCAGGCCCAGGGGACGCCTGGCGTCTCAGCTCTGCCCGCCCTCCCGACCGCCCTTCAGGAGCCTGGGCCGGACGCCG GGTCCCCCCAGCTGCGCCTGGTGGCGGGGCCCAGCAGGTGCTCGGGCCGGCTGGAGGTGTGGCATGCCGGACGCTGGGGGACCGTGTGTGACGATGGCTGGGACCTGCGCGACGCGGCCGTGGTCTGCCGGGAGCTGGGCTGTGGGGGGCCACGGCAACCGGACCCCACCGCTGGCCGCTTCGGCTGGGGTGCTGGCCCCATCTGGCTGGATGACGTGAGGTGTGCAGGGACCGAGGCTGCCCTCGCAGACTGCCCCGCCGCTCCCTGGGGGAAACACAACTGTGCCCACAATGAGGACGTTGGAGTCACCTGCGCGG GAACCCccggcctggactccatctcagacCCCTTCAGTTGGAGCTGGATCCCCAGCCTGGGCAGAGACCCAGATGCCTGGCTCCCAGGGGAGCTGGCCACCAAGCCCTCTGCAAGGCGGACCTCCAGCGTCCCCGAGAAAACCACCACCAAGGCCCCGGGGAAGATGCCCAAGAGCACCAAGAAGTGGGTGACTAAGAACGCAAAGAGACCGACCACTCAGCCCCTAGCGATGCCAACCACTAAGCACTCCAGGGTCCCGGGCACCCAGAGTCCCCCAGAACTGACTTCACggaccaccaccaccagcaccccgGCCATGGGGGCCTCCCGAAGACCCACTTCCGAGTTTACCACCAGGCTGACCACGGAGGCCCCCCACAGGCTGACCTCGCACACCACCGTGACTCGGACTTCTCGAGCCCCCCGGGAACGGACCTCTAAGACTGTGGGGACACCCACCACCCAGGGCCCCCTATTAGTGACCTCCGAGGCCACAGTGGAGCCATCCGCTGAGCTCCCAGGACAAGGTTCTCCAGAGTCATCCACAGAcccggccccctcccccaccagcgcAGCAG CAGGCCCGTTCCGGGTTCGTCTGGCGGATGGGCCCAACCGGTGTGCCGGGCGGCTGGAGGTGTGGCATGCCGGACGCTGGGGGACGGTCTGTGATGACGGCTGGGACCTGCGGGACGGCATGGTGGCCTGCTGGGAGCTGGGTTGCGGGAGGATCCGGCCTCGAGTGGGCAAAACCCACTACGGCCCCGGCACCGGGCCCATCTGGCTGGACGACGTGGGCTGCAAGGGCAGCGAATCCTCGCTGAGCGactgccccgcccgggcgtggGGACAGCACAACTGCGACCACGAGGAGGATGTGGGGCTCACCTGCACTG gcTACGCAGACGAGGAGGACTATCCCCCCTGGACCTGGGACCCCACCTCGGGGGAGGACCTGGCCAAGGGGACCACTGCTGCAGGGGTGCCCGGACACACCCTCTCCCGGGAAACAACGGGGAGCTCAGGGGCCCCCGCCCCAGCAACGAGGCGCCTTCCGAGCACAG GTGACAAGGATTGTCGTGAGCCTTCCCAGACGGGGGACACACCTTCAGGAGGAGTCCCGGCCAAGGAGACCCCCACTGCAGCCACACCTGGCCCCCCTGGCACCACCAGGAGCTCAGGCCACCCCTCTCTAGCTCCCAGGCTCCGTGGGGACACAG GCTCCCCGAGGAGACCGTGGCCAGAGCGCCGGCTGCGGCCCACGACGGCCAGGACCGCGCCCGCCGCCCCTTCACCAGCCTCCTCCGATGCGCCGGGGTCCGCCGGCCCTCCGCTAACGTCCGCCTCCGCACCGCTGCTCACCCGCACGGCGGCCTCAACGCCGGAGGCTACCCCTGACGCGCCCTCCGCGGTGCCGCCCAGCCCGGCCGCGGCCTCTCGGGGGAGCATCCACCGCACCTCGACGAGCCCCAGCCTTACCGGGCCCTCCCCTGACGCCGCCGCCGCTCCCGCGCCGACCTCTGGGCTTTCGCCCACCCCACCGCCCACCGCGCCCAAGGAGCTCACCTCAGACCCCTCTGCACCGGCGGCGGCGACCCGCCTCTCCCCTACCTCAGGGCTGACCCCGGAGCTGGACAGAGCTCCAGGCCGGGGCATGTCTCCCCAGCCCAGCGCAGTTCCAGAACCTTCCAGTTCCCCAGACCGCTCCACAGGGCCTCACCCCACCACGGCCCCGTACTCCACCGTGACCTCTCACCCCACCACGGCCCCATACTCCACCATGACCTCTCACCCCGCAGCGACCTCTCACCCCACCACAGCCCCGTACTCCTCCATGATCTCTCACCCCGCAGTGACCTCTCACCCCACCACGGCTCCGTACTTCACCATGACCTCTCACCCCGCAGCGACCTCTCACCCCACTACTACCCTTTACCCCACAACGACCCCTCGCGCCACCACGAGCCCTCACCCCACCACGATCCCTTATCCCACCACGACCCCTCACCCTACAGTGACCTCTCACCCCACTACTGCCCTTTACCCCACCACAACCCCTCACGCCACCACGACCCCTTATCCCACCACCACTCCCCAGTCTATCTCAACCCCTCACGCCACCACGACCCCTTATCCCACCACCACTCCCCAGTCTACCTCAACCCCTCACGGCACCATGACCCCTTATCCCACCACCACTCCCCAGTCTACCTCAACCCCTCACGGCACCATGACCCCTTATCCCACCACCACTCCCCAGTCTACCTCAACCCCTCACGCCACCATGACCCCTTATCCCACCACCACTCCCCAGTCTACCTCAACCCCTCACCCAGTCACAACCCCCGCTCCCATCACTACTGCTCAGTCCACCACAACCCCTCACCCCGACACAACCTTTCACCCCATCATGACCCCTCACCCCGCCACCACCCCTCATGCCGCCACAACCCCTCACCCCACCACGACCGCTCACCCCATCACCACCCCTTACCCTGCCACAAGCCCTCACCTCACTACCACTGCTTACCGCGCCATGACACCTGACCTCACCTCAGCCCCTGTGGTTACTGCCAAGTCCGTTCTAACTTCCTTGGAAACAgaacctctgtctccctctccagtGAAGCCCAGCCTGCACCCCCAGTTGAACTTCACGGGGCCCCATCACCCCTCCACATCTCCAGCCTCGGAGTCTAGCCTGTCTCCCGCCCCAAGCATGGATATACTGTCCACTGAGAACTTCAAACCAGCCACAAGCCAGAGCCCCCAAGTAACCTCTCCACCTACCCAGACTCCACACTCAGCCCCTGACCCCACTGTGACCCCTGTGGGGTCATCTGGGGACCATCTGACTCCTATGGCCCACCCCTTGGATCAGCCGCCCCCTGACCACCTCTCCCTTGGGCCAGCTCCCAGTCCGAGCTCAGGCCCTCTGGGCCCGTGTGAGGTCCCAGTGCCACCTGTGAGGGTCATGGCTTGCGAGCCGCCTGCCCTGGTAGAGCTGGTGGCCGCTGTGAGGGACGTGGGCAGCCAGCTGCAGAGGCTGAACCAGGCCCTGGAGCGAGATCAACAGGAGCGCCGAGCCCTGGGACTGGGCTTGACCCAGCTGGTGGAGGCCGCCCAGGGTCTGGGGCAGCTGGGTGAGTTTGTGAAGAGACTGGCAGAGGTGGCCTGGCCCCCCACCACACCTGTCCCAACCACTACCACCCCTGAGTGGGAAGAGAGGCCTCTGCGGGGAGATGTGTGA